The following coding sequences are from one Liolophura sinensis isolate JHLJ2023 chromosome 12, CUHK_Ljap_v2, whole genome shotgun sequence window:
- the LOC135479275 gene encoding uncharacterized protein LOC135479275 isoform X1 produces the protein MAALTRSSVLVAILAICILYVWSKTEASPAPKATGKAGFRTDLEKVIHATRQQTPFRGRQKRSISLISESDDAQDRVAHRTEVDSAPSRGQWYTERRAYRLRGITDWRGDYGNDGRDTYYYGGRSRSGGRSHGHRYWPGHEPGGRSHGRHQRGCWGCHSGGRSRGFDQSGGRSRGWDHGGGRSREWGHSGGRSRGHGGRSRGYAYGSRYDTRDHYGHSAEDRGYGFAGYHTEFRYGSPYGRHRSGGGSPVERRHYQARIIL, from the exons ATGGCGGCACTGACACGGTCAAGTGTCTTAGTAGCTATCCTGGCAATAT GTATTTTGTACGTCTGGTCGAAGACTGAAGCTTCTCCGGCTCCTAAGGCTACAGGCAAAGCTGGATTTCGCACGGACCTGG AGAAGGTGATCCATGCCACTCGCCAACAGACGCCATTTCGCGGAAGGCAGAAGAGAAGTATTTCCCTCATAAGTGAATCTGACGATGCACAAGATAGAGTGGCTCATCGAACGGAAGTGGACAGTGCCCCCTCTCGCGGCCAGTGGTACACGGAACGTCGAGCTTATCGGCTGAGAGGTATCACAGACTGGAGAGGGGACTATGGAAATGACGGTAGGGATACCTACTACTACGGAGGACGATCTCGTAGCGGCGGGAGGTCCCATGGGCATCGATATTGGCCTGGTCATGAGCCAGGAGGCAGGTCTCATGGACGGCACCAGAGAGGATGCTGGGGATGTCACAGTGGCGGAAGATCTCGCGGATTCGACCAGAGTGGGGGCAGGTCTCGAGGATGGGATCACGGTGGAGGCAGATCACGCGAATGGGGCCACAGTGGAGGCAGATCCAGAGGTCACGGAGGACGGTCCAGAGGATACGCTTACGGGAGTAGATATGATACGCGAGACCATTACGGGCACAGTGCTGAAGACCGTGGTTACGGCTTTGCGGGCTACCACACAGAGTTCCGGTATGGGTCGCCATACGGACGTCACAGAAGCGGGGGCGGCTCTCCTGTGGAGAGGCGCCACTACCAGGCGAGAATCATTCTGTAG
- the LOC135479275 gene encoding protein suex-1-like isoform X2: protein MAALTRSSVLVAILAICILYVWSKTEASPAPKATGKAGFRTDLEEVIASAKEANDFLNRDAKRGLRSKLGKYLFGRRRHHHRGGEEEEGYGRYEGGYYGGRYGDRYGDPYGGRYGDRYGSRYGHRYGSRYGSRYEEYEE, encoded by the exons ATGGCGGCACTGACACGGTCAAGTGTCTTAGTAGCTATCCTGGCAATAT GTATTTTGTACGTCTGGTCGAAGACTGAAGCTTCTCCGGCTCCTAAGGCTACAGGCAAAGCTGGATTTCGCACGGACCTGG AAGAGGTCATCGCCTCGGCCAAAGAAGCCAACGATTTTCTGAACAGAGATGCCAAAAGAGGCTTGAGATCGAAGTTAGGGAAGTATCTCTTTGGTCGACGTAGGCATCATCACAGGGGAGGGGAAGAAGAGGAAGGATACGGGAGATACGAAGGAGGCTATTATGGTGGACGCTACGGGGACCGCTACGGTGACCCCTACGGCGGCCGCTACGGGGACCGTTATGGAAGCCGTTATGGGCACCGTTATGGAAGCCGTTATGGAAGCCGGTATGAGGAATACGAAGAATAG